In one window of Desulfomicrobium macestii DNA:
- the tatA gene encoding twin-arginine translocase TatA/TatE family subunit, with protein MFGIGVQELVVVLVIALIVFGGKNLPQIGADMGRAIINFKKGISERPVDEEKPVESAKKTEEIKNQ; from the coding sequence ATGTTTGGAATTGGCGTGCAAGAGTTGGTTGTAGTTCTCGTGATTGCACTTATTGTGTTTGGAGGAAAAAACCTTCCACAAATTGGTGCAGATATGGGACGGGCGATCATTAACTTTAAAAAGGGCATCTCTGAGCGACCAGTAGATGAGGAAAAACCGGTTGAGAGTGCCAAAAAAACGGAAGA